In Tursiops truncatus isolate mTurTru1 chromosome 9, mTurTru1.mat.Y, whole genome shotgun sequence, a single genomic region encodes these proteins:
- the PGAM2 gene encoding phosphoglycerate mutase 2, with amino-acid sequence MPTHRLVMVRHGESTWNQENRFCGWFDAELSEKGAEEAKRGAHAIKDVKMEFDICYTSVLKRAIHTLWTILDTTDQMWLPVVRTWRLNERHYGGLTGLNKAETAAKHGEEQVKIWRRSFDIPPPPMDEKHPYYNSISKARRYAGLKPGELPTHESLKDTIARALPFWNDEIVPQIKAGKRVLIAAHGNSLRGIVKHLEGMSDQAIMELNLPTGIPIVYELDQALKPTKPMRFLGDEETVRKAMEAVAAQGKAK; translated from the exons ATGCCCACCCACCGCCTCGTGATGGTTCGGCACGGTGAGAGCACCTGGAACCAGGAGAACCGCTTCTGCGGCTGGTTCGACGCGGAGCTGAGCGAGAAGGGGGCTGAGGAGGCCAAGAGGGGGGCCCATGCCATCAAGGACGTGAAGATGGAATTTGACATCTGCTACACGTCGGTGCTGAAGAGGGCCATACACACCCTCTGGACCATCCTGGACACAACGGACCAGATGTGGCTGCCTGTGGTGCGCACCTGGCGCCTCAATGAGCGGCACTACGGGGGTCTCACTGGCCTCAACAAGGCGGAGACGGCCGCCAAGCACGGGGAGGAGCAGGTGAAGATCTGGAGGCGCTCCTTTGACATACCTCCACCCCCCATGGATGAGAAGCACCCCTACTACAACTCCATCAGCAAG GCACGTCGCTATGCAGGCCTGAAGCCGGGGGAGCTGCCCACGCATGAGAGCCTCAAGGACACCATCGCCCGGGCTCTGCCCTTCTGGAATGATGAGATCGTCCCCCAGATCAAGGCTGGCAAGAGGGTGCTCATCGCAGCCCACGGGAACAGTCTGCGGGGCATCGTCAAGCACCTGGAAG GGATGTCGGACCAGGCCATCATGGAGCTGAACCTGCCCACGGGGATCCCCATCGTGTATGAGCTGGACCAGGCACTGAAGCCCACCAAGCCCATGCGGTTCCTGGGCGACGAGGAGACCGTGCGCAAAGCCATGGAAGCTGTGGCTGCCCAGGGCAAGGCCAAGTGA
- the DBNL gene encoding drebrin-like protein isoform X5 has product MVEELNSGKVMYAFCRVKDPNSGLPKFVLINWTGEGVNDVRKGACANHVSTMASFLKGAHVTVNARAEEDVEPEWIMQKVARASGANYTFHGESSRFHDTGPQAPVGSVYQKTNAVSEIKRVGKDSFWAKAEKEEENRKLEEKRRAEEERRRLEQERRERELREAALREQRHQQQGGEAGPHSRKYEQQEVLSRSGEEQEPVCPQPAHPREIFKQKERAVSTTPISSPQPGKLRSPFLQKQLTQPETPLSRESVHATSRPRAEWAVSSRADPRQEPVPSAPPCSVPAEEEAVYEEPPEQETLYEEPPMVQQQDTSSERIDHYPGLSGKGLCARALYDYQAADETEISFDPENLITGIEVIDEGWWRGYGPDGHFGMFPANYVELIE; this is encoded by the exons ATGGTGGAGGAGCTCAACAGTGGGAAGGTGATGTACGCCTTCTGCAGAGTGAAGGACCCAAACTCCGGCCTGCCCAAGTTTGTCCTCATCAACTGG ACCGGCGAGGGTGTGAATGACGTACGGAAGGGAGCGTGCGCCAACCACGTCAGCACCATGGCCAGCTTCCTGAAG GGGGCCCACGTGACCGTCAACGCCAGGGCCGAGGAGGACGTGGAGCCCGAGTGGATCATGCAGAAGGTGGCCAGGGCCTCCGGGGCCAACTACACGTTCCACGGAGAGAGCAGCCGCTTCCATGACACAGGCCCCCAGGCCCCGGTG GGCTCTGTGTACCAGAAGACCAACGCCGTGTCTGAGATCAAAAGGGTTGGCAAAGACAGCTTCTGGGCCAAGGCAGAG aaggaggaggagaaccGCAAGCTGGAGGAGAAGCGGCGGGCGGAGGAGGAGCGGCGGCGGCTGGAGCAGGAGCGCCGAGAGCGGGAGCTGCGTGAGGCCGCCCTCCGGGAGCAGCGCCACCAGCAGCAGGGCGGCGAGGCCGGGCCCCACAG cAGGAAGTATGAGCAGCAGGAAGTGCTTTCAAGGAGCGGAGAGGAGCAG GAGCCTGTCTGTCCACAGCCAGCACACCCACGGGAGATTTTCAAGCAGAAGGAGAGGGCCGTGTCCACCACGCCCatctccagcccccagccag GCAAGCTGAGGAGCCCCTTCCTGCAGAAGCAGCTCACCCAACCGGAGACCCCCCTCAGCAGAGAGTCAGTTCACGCCACCTCAAGGCCCAGGGCAG AGTGGGCCGTGTCCTCCCGTGCAGATCCCCGCCAGGAGCCGGTGCCCAGCGCCCCTCCGTGCTCGGTGCCGGCGGAAGAGGAGGCCGTGTacgaggagcccccagagcaggaGACCCTCTACGAGGAGCCTCCAATG GTGCAGCAGCAAGATACCAGCTCTGAGCGCATTGACCACTACCCGGGGCTGAGTGGGAAAGGGCTCTGTGCCCGGGCCCTGTATGACTACCAGGCAG CCGACGAGACCGAGATCTCCTTCGACCCTGAGAACCTCATCACGGGCATTGAGGTGATCGACGAAGGCTGGTGGCGTGGCTACGGGCCGGACGGCCACTTTGGCATGTTTCCCGCCAACTACGTGGAGCTAATTGAGTAA
- the DBNL gene encoding drebrin-like protein isoform X7, whose translation MKATAMTSVWLALGGAHVTVNARAEEDVEPEWIMQKVARASGANYTFHGESSRFHDTGPQAPVGSVYQKTNAVSEIKRVGKDSFWAKAEKEEENRKLEEKRRAEEERRRLEQERRERELREAALREQRHQQQGGEAGPHSRKYEQQEVLSRSGEEQEPVCPQPAHPREIFKQKERAVSTTPISSPQPGKLRSPFLQKQLTQPETPLSRESVHATSRPRADPRQEPVPSAPPCSVPAEEEAVYEEPPEQETLYEEPPMVQQQDTSSERIDHYPGLSGKGLCARALYDYQAADETEISFDPENLITGIEVIDEGWWRGYGPDGHFGMFPANYVELIE comes from the exons GGGGCCCACGTGACCGTCAACGCCAGGGCCGAGGAGGACGTGGAGCCCGAGTGGATCATGCAGAAGGTGGCCAGGGCCTCCGGGGCCAACTACACGTTCCACGGAGAGAGCAGCCGCTTCCATGACACAGGCCCCCAGGCCCCGGTG GGCTCTGTGTACCAGAAGACCAACGCCGTGTCTGAGATCAAAAGGGTTGGCAAAGACAGCTTCTGGGCCAAGGCAGAG aaggaggaggagaaccGCAAGCTGGAGGAGAAGCGGCGGGCGGAGGAGGAGCGGCGGCGGCTGGAGCAGGAGCGCCGAGAGCGGGAGCTGCGTGAGGCCGCCCTCCGGGAGCAGCGCCACCAGCAGCAGGGCGGCGAGGCCGGGCCCCACAG cAGGAAGTATGAGCAGCAGGAAGTGCTTTCAAGGAGCGGAGAGGAGCAG GAGCCTGTCTGTCCACAGCCAGCACACCCACGGGAGATTTTCAAGCAGAAGGAGAGGGCCGTGTCCACCACGCCCatctccagcccccagccag GCAAGCTGAGGAGCCCCTTCCTGCAGAAGCAGCTCACCCAACCGGAGACCCCCCTCAGCAGAGAGTCAGTTCACGCCACCTCAAGGCCCAGGGCAG ATCCCCGCCAGGAGCCGGTGCCCAGCGCCCCTCCGTGCTCGGTGCCGGCGGAAGAGGAGGCCGTGTacgaggagcccccagagcaggaGACCCTCTACGAGGAGCCTCCAATG GTGCAGCAGCAAGATACCAGCTCTGAGCGCATTGACCACTACCCGGGGCTGAGTGGGAAAGGGCTCTGTGCCCGGGCCCTGTATGACTACCAGGCAG CCGACGAGACCGAGATCTCCTTCGACCCTGAGAACCTCATCACGGGCATTGAGGTGATCGACGAAGGCTGGTGGCGTGGCTACGGGCCGGACGGCCACTTTGGCATGTTTCCCGCCAACTACGTGGAGCTAATTGAGTAA